The proteins below are encoded in one region of Halocatena salina:
- a CDS encoding NADH-quinone oxidoreductase subunit J family protein: MTTRPRLYLGRHLLSGLAAVALFVVMAAAFLSAQFPPVQGFESGSVTASIGYALFDLSGPIASEYFLVAFEVMGVLLVAALTGAVMLARRESDSDSASDVSSRDVRTDGGTASTEDRR; this comes from the coding sequence ATGACGACTCGACCACGGTTGTATCTCGGTCGACACCTCCTGTCGGGATTGGCGGCAGTTGCGTTGTTTGTCGTTATGGCAGCGGCGTTTCTGTCGGCTCAATTTCCACCGGTACAGGGGTTCGAATCGGGATCAGTCACCGCAAGCATCGGGTACGCGCTGTTCGATCTGAGCGGCCCGATAGCCTCGGAGTATTTCCTTGTCGCGTTCGAGGTTATGGGCGTTCTCCTCGTGGCTGCGCTCACGGGAGCCGTGATGCTTGCGCGACGGGAGAGTGATTCCGACTCCGCTTCCGATGTTTCGTCGAGAGACGTTCGTACTGACGGTGGCACCGCGTCCACGGAGGACCGACGATGA
- the nuoK gene encoding NADH-quinone oxidoreductase subunit NuoK, with amino-acid sequence MIPSQYYLVLSAAVFCIGLFGILTRRNALIFLMSVELMLNAANINFVAFSIQNGNLTGQVFSLFTIALAAAEVAVGIGIILVLYRNFNDVDVTTATTMRW; translated from the coding sequence ATGATCCCGTCCCAGTACTATCTCGTGCTTTCGGCGGCAGTGTTCTGTATTGGGCTGTTCGGCATCCTGACTCGTCGGAACGCGCTGATCTTTCTGATGAGCGTCGAGTTGATGTTGAACGCTGCGAACATCAATTTCGTCGCCTTTTCCATCCAGAACGGTAACCTCACGGGACAGGTGTTCAGTCTGTTCACGATAGCGCTTGCCGCCGCAGAGGTGGCTGTTGGGATCGGCATCATTCTCGTCCTCTATCGGAACTTCAATGACGTGGACGTGACGACGGCAACTACGATGAGGTGGTAA
- a CDS encoding DHH family phosphoesterase yields the protein MVTRLVLGCGSLGQLLADTLDERPGELQVIVRNTARAETLRGDGIPAVQTDDFSPEVLRSVCNPPVDSILVASDDTRQNHRTAHTARAAYPQAMLVAYLGASADNEIRSELSSVADRVIDPGAAIAEQVLASAGRQGHRVRQLHRTLRAIDGRLAVVMHDNPDPDAIASALALVDLAERVNCSADACYSGDITHQENRALVNVLDYDLLHFASDEIDLSEYGGIALVDHARPGVNDPLPPGTEVDIVIDHHPPRKPVEARFVDLRSDVGATSTLLVDYFQRLDIVPKTPITTGLLFGIWVDTKQFSREIAVDDFEAAAYLTPFADMGILAQIEEPQMTVETFETIGRAIRNRTVKGSVLTSCVEFFRDRDAIAQASDRLLDIDGVTTTLVYGIRDDTVYASARTRSTPLDVGETLRDAFDQIGDAGGHADMAGAQIPLGFLGVIEDEEAPDDGRDRLIETVRTVIDERFFETIRERPSWQRNTSDVNSVYW from the coding sequence ATGGTAACCCGGCTGGTGCTTGGGTGTGGGTCACTCGGGCAACTGCTGGCCGATACACTCGATGAGCGCCCCGGCGAGTTGCAGGTCATCGTCCGTAACACGGCTCGGGCCGAAACACTACGCGGTGACGGTATTCCAGCCGTCCAGACCGATGACTTCTCGCCGGAGGTACTCCGATCGGTGTGTAACCCGCCCGTAGATTCGATTCTAGTCGCGAGCGACGACACACGCCAGAACCACCGGACAGCACACACGGCGCGAGCAGCCTATCCTCAGGCGATGCTCGTCGCCTATCTGGGTGCCAGCGCTGACAACGAGATTCGCTCGGAACTGTCGTCGGTCGCCGATCGTGTGATCGATCCGGGGGCAGCGATCGCAGAGCAGGTACTCGCCTCTGCCGGTCGACAAGGCCACCGCGTCCGACAACTCCACCGCACGCTCCGGGCTATCGACGGCCGCCTCGCCGTCGTGATGCACGACAACCCCGATCCGGACGCGATCGCAAGCGCGCTCGCGCTGGTGGATCTCGCAGAGCGAGTAAACTGTTCGGCCGACGCATGTTATTCTGGTGATATTACTCACCAGGAAAACCGCGCGCTCGTGAACGTCCTCGATTACGATCTGCTTCATTTTGCGAGTGACGAGATCGATCTTTCCGAGTACGGCGGCATTGCGCTCGTGGATCACGCGCGACCGGGGGTGAACGATCCACTTCCGCCGGGAACTGAGGTAGATATCGTCATCGATCATCATCCGCCACGAAAGCCCGTCGAAGCTCGATTCGTCGATCTGCGGAGCGATGTCGGCGCGACGAGCACGCTACTCGTTGATTATTTCCAGAGACTCGACATCGTACCAAAGACACCGATCACCACCGGATTACTGTTCGGAATTTGGGTCGACACGAAGCAGTTCAGCCGCGAGATCGCTGTCGATGATTTCGAAGCTGCGGCGTATCTCACTCCGTTTGCGGACATGGGTATTCTCGCTCAGATCGAGGAACCCCAGATGACCGTCGAGACGTTCGAAACGATCGGTCGTGCGATTCGAAATCGCACTGTCAAGGGCTCGGTACTCACGAGCTGTGTGGAGTTCTTTCGGGATCGAGACGCGATCGCTCAAGCGTCCGATCGGTTACTCGACATTGATGGGGTTACGACTACGCTGGTCTATGGCATCCGTGACGATACGGTGTATGCTTCAGCCCGGACCCGAAGTACCCCTCTCGACGTGGGTGAAACCCTCCGTGACGCGTTCGATCAGATCGGTGACGCCGGCGGTCACGCGGACATGGCAGGCGCACAGATCCCACTCGGATTTTTGGGAGTCATCGAAGACGAGGAGGCTCCCGACGACGGACGCGATCGATTGATCGAAACTGTTCGGACGGTCATCGACGAACGATTTTTCGAGACGATTCGTGAACGCCCATCGTGGCAGCGAAACACTTCAGACGTTAATTCCGTTTATTGGTGA
- a CDS encoding NADH-quinone oxidoreductase subunit J, with the protein MAVAPYETLAFALFAVITVGSSLGVVLVRDVWHSALLLGIALLSVAVHYVMRQAAFVATMQILVYIGGVLILITFAVMLTRDDPIEEAVT; encoded by the coding sequence ATGGCAGTAGCACCGTATGAGACATTGGCATTCGCGCTGTTTGCCGTTATCACGGTGGGGAGCAGTTTGGGCGTCGTGCTCGTGCGCGACGTATGGCATTCTGCCCTCTTGCTCGGGATAGCGCTTCTTTCGGTTGCAGTGCATTATGTCATGCGTCAAGCGGCGTTCGTCGCCACGATGCAGATACTCGTGTACATCGGGGGAGTGTTGATCCTGATCACGTTCGCGGTCATGCTCACTCGTGATGATCCGATCGAGGAGGCGGTGACATGA
- a CDS encoding NADH-quinone oxidoreductase subunit N translates to MIILGLTALALFTIDSVYPESKNNTLLSGVTVLGSLIALVVTGTQLLNGAGSTELFSGQLVVDEMSLFFTFIFTSVTALIALASHEYVGKREYQGEYYVLVVLAAIGMTLLASSNSFATAFVSLELASLPSYALVAYLKDNRGSVEAGMKYFLIGALSSAVFAYGISLVYAATGSLLFTDIAATLTDGIDGSLTGVLGIGVMMVLGGVAFKTASVPFHFWAPEAYEGAPAPISAFLSSASKAAGFVLAFRIFITAFPADAIAGVDWVLAFQILALVTMTLGNFAAATQETVKRMLAYSSIGHAGYALIALGAMTGTANQPFVLSAGMLHLLVYGFMNTGAFLFVALAEHWGIGRTFEDYNGLANKAPVACAAMSIFLFSLAGLPTGGGMLSKYFLLLGAVEAQTYVLAVGLIVNSALSLYFYARVVKAMWIEEPASDLSIDGYPTGLYAAIVVAAVVTVLLLPALFVFSEPALTAGSGLF, encoded by the coding sequence ATGATCATCCTCGGACTCACGGCACTCGCGTTGTTCACGATCGACAGCGTGTATCCCGAATCGAAAAACAACACGTTGTTGTCGGGTGTGACGGTCCTCGGCTCGCTCATTGCGCTGGTCGTCACGGGTACGCAGCTGTTGAACGGTGCCGGATCGACCGAGTTGTTCAGTGGTCAACTAGTGGTCGATGAGATGAGCCTGTTTTTCACGTTCATCTTCACTAGCGTCACCGCCCTCATCGCGCTCGCCAGCCACGAATACGTGGGTAAGCGGGAGTATCAGGGCGAATACTACGTGTTAGTGGTACTGGCGGCCATCGGAATGACACTCCTTGCGAGTTCGAACAGTTTCGCGACGGCGTTCGTGAGTCTCGAGCTCGCGTCATTGCCATCGTATGCGCTCGTCGCATACCTCAAGGACAACCGCGGCAGCGTCGAGGCTGGAATGAAATACTTCCTCATCGGCGCGCTTTCGTCAGCGGTGTTCGCCTACGGGATCAGCCTCGTCTACGCTGCGACGGGGAGCCTTCTGTTCACTGACATCGCAGCCACGCTCACCGACGGTATCGATGGGAGCCTCACTGGCGTGCTGGGAATCGGTGTGATGATGGTTCTCGGTGGTGTGGCGTTCAAAACCGCGAGCGTCCCGTTCCACTTCTGGGCACCGGAGGCTTACGAGGGTGCCCCAGCCCCCATTTCGGCGTTCCTTTCGTCGGCATCCAAGGCCGCCGGGTTCGTGTTGGCGTTCCGGATCTTCATCACCGCGTTCCCGGCTGACGCGATCGCTGGCGTCGACTGGGTGCTGGCGTTCCAGATCCTCGCGTTGGTGACGATGACGCTCGGCAACTTCGCCGCTGCCACCCAAGAGACGGTCAAGCGGATGCTCGCGTACTCATCGATCGGTCACGCGGGCTACGCGCTCATCGCGCTCGGCGCGATGACGGGCACTGCGAACCAGCCGTTCGTGCTCAGTGCGGGCATGCTCCATCTGCTCGTGTATGGATTCATGAACACCGGTGCGTTCCTGTTCGTCGCGTTGGCCGAGCACTGGGGAATCGGACGCACGTTCGAGGATTACAACGGACTTGCGAACAAAGCGCCGGTGGCCTGCGCGGCCATGTCCATCTTCCTGTTCAGTCTCGCTGGCCTGCCAACCGGCGGCGGGATGCTCTCGAAGTACTTCCTGTTGCTCGGTGCCGTCGAAGCCCAGACGTACGTGCTCGCAGTCGGGCTAATCGTCAACAGTGCCTTGTCGCTGTACTTCTACGCCCGGGTGGTCAAAGCGATGTGGATCGAAGAGCCGGCGAGTGATCTCTCCATCGATGGGTATCCGACCGGGCTGTACGCCGCGATCGTCGTGGCGGCAGTCGTAACGGTGTTGCTCCTCCCGGCGCTGTTCGTTTTCTCCGAACCGGCACTGACGGCTGGTAGCGGACTGTTCTGA
- a CDS encoding DUF7548 family protein yields MDDVRLAPLVGIIACVSVVLVLAVPYVLLSPTAANTYYTTGAFNPLFAGLFALVCVVVFASGRSRRSDPALAAGVCLVFGLFIAGFSAVWALTVPTQLAFSHPTGATFEYHRYVLILIALAVPVSATWYTRALNLI; encoded by the coding sequence ATGGACGACGTTCGTCTCGCCCCTCTGGTCGGTATCATCGCTTGTGTGTCAGTCGTACTCGTTCTCGCGGTTCCATACGTCCTCCTCTCACCGACGGCAGCGAACACGTATTACACCACCGGCGCGTTCAATCCGCTGTTTGCCGGCCTGTTCGCGCTCGTCTGTGTCGTCGTGTTCGCTTCCGGCCGTTCTCGACGTTCCGATCCCGCACTCGCTGCTGGAGTGTGTCTCGTTTTTGGTCTGTTCATCGCCGGCTTTTCCGCGGTTTGGGCTCTTACCGTTCCCACTCAGCTCGCGTTTTCCCACCCCACGGGTGCCACCTTCGAATATCACCGTTACGTGCTGATTCTCATCGCGCTCGCTGTTCCTGTGAGTGCAACATGGTACACCCGCGCTCTGAATCTAATTTAA
- a CDS encoding twin-arginine translocation signal domain-containing protein encodes MVREQSRRRFLQLAAAGATSVGISSVASRKSRAVPAIEGPSVIGQTGTIVASHSTPGQWQRVNFETPFALTPVVIMQPVGTRDSVPVSIRKVTRRGFEFTFTGQNGYRKDEPARVSYLAVARGVHELSGSLINAEAGFVAADTSLQTVSFDHSFAERPIVFAQSQTHSHQGAAAGSEQSITPQIDVTGSDQFSVRLQARGQHQRFKQSETVGYLAFEPGSGVLDPPMGASNQLLGRFEIATAQKSVMDPWHQLVFEHTYDQPILLAGVQTSPDAVSTRVANLNSENAAIRPAHEPNTDASDIPEHIGYAVFENEHLLYV; translated from the coding sequence ATGGTTCGAGAGCAGTCACGTCGTCGGTTTTTGCAGTTGGCAGCAGCAGGTGCAACGTCAGTAGGAATCAGCAGCGTCGCCTCTCGGAAAAGCCGAGCGGTGCCGGCGATCGAGGGACCGTCAGTAATCGGACAGACAGGAACGATCGTGGCCAGCCACAGTACGCCTGGACAGTGGCAACGCGTCAACTTCGAGACACCGTTCGCACTCACACCGGTAGTGATCATGCAACCGGTCGGAACGCGCGATTCGGTTCCCGTCTCTATTCGGAAGGTGACGCGGCGAGGGTTCGAGTTCACATTCACGGGACAGAACGGCTATAGAAAGGATGAACCAGCACGGGTCAGCTATCTCGCCGTCGCCCGGGGCGTTCACGAGTTGAGTGGCTCTCTGATAAACGCGGAAGCTGGCTTTGTAGCCGCTGATACGTCTCTCCAGACCGTCTCGTTCGATCACTCGTTCGCTGAGCGACCGATCGTCTTCGCCCAATCGCAAACCCACAGTCATCAAGGAGCCGCTGCCGGATCGGAGCAGTCGATCACCCCCCAGATCGACGTCACCGGTTCGGATCAGTTTTCCGTCCGTCTTCAAGCGCGGGGACAGCACCAACGGTTCAAGCAATCAGAAACCGTCGGATATCTCGCCTTCGAACCTGGATCGGGTGTATTGGATCCACCGATGGGCGCGAGTAACCAGCTGTTGGGTCGGTTCGAGATCGCTACGGCGCAGAAATCCGTCATGGACCCATGGCATCAGCTCGTGTTCGAACACACCTACGATCAGCCCATCCTGCTTGCAGGCGTCCAAACGAGCCCCGATGCCGTCAGTACCCGGGTCGCCAATCTCAACAGCGAGAATGCGGCGATCCGTCCCGCCCACGAACCGAACACCGATGCGAGCGACATCCCTGAACACATCGGATACGCGGTTTTCGAAAACGAACACCTTCTCTACGTGTGA
- a CDS encoding complex I subunit 4 family protein, whose product MMIELLIGISLVGAAAVFLLPDKYSARLSFGISLLPILGSLYMYATFDGVGNALLEGSTLAFETKINWLSVGPYELFYHVGLDGVSMPLIVLTTILSTLAILSAWTPIDERQSQFYGLMLLMEASLIGVFAALDFFVWFVFWEAVLIPMYFLIGVWGGPRRKYAAIKFFVYTNVASLVMFVGFFLLVFGLGDSIQTLDLPAIAGALSTPGAVGSIAGMSPNTVKAVAFFLMFAGFAVKVPVVPVHTWLPDAHVEAPTPVSVILAGVLLKMGTYALLRFNFTLLPEIAQQYALILVAIAVLSVIYGALLALAQQDLKRIVAYSSVSSMGYVILGLVAFTLYGLGGATFQMISHGLISGLLFLGVGVIYNTTHTRMVGDMSGLADRMPVTAGAIVTGSFAYMGLPLMSGFVAEFLVFSGSFSADFAYAPLLTAIAMFGIVIVAGYYLFAMQRTLFGQFSVSTDYEITRASVHDVVPLVVLIVLIIALGSVPELVFDMIEGAVRPMTELTATQQADAGPEMLGLGVSILGGVLL is encoded by the coding sequence ATGATGATCGAGCTACTCATCGGCATTTCCCTCGTGGGGGCCGCGGCCGTATTCTTGCTGCCTGATAAGTATTCGGCCCGGCTGTCGTTCGGGATCAGTCTACTTCCGATCCTCGGGAGTCTGTACATGTACGCCACCTTCGACGGCGTCGGTAACGCGTTGCTCGAAGGCAGCACGCTCGCCTTCGAGACGAAGATCAATTGGCTGAGTGTCGGTCCCTACGAACTGTTCTATCACGTCGGATTGGACGGTGTGAGCATGCCGTTGATCGTGCTCACGACGATACTGTCGACGCTCGCCATTCTGAGCGCGTGGACGCCCATTGACGAGCGGCAATCCCAGTTCTATGGGCTGATGCTTCTAATGGAGGCGAGTCTCATCGGCGTGTTCGCGGCACTGGACTTTTTCGTCTGGTTCGTCTTCTGGGAAGCCGTACTCATCCCGATGTATTTCCTCATCGGTGTGTGGGGCGGGCCACGCAGAAAGTACGCCGCGATCAAGTTCTTCGTCTATACGAACGTCGCATCGCTCGTAATGTTCGTGGGCTTTTTCCTGTTGGTGTTCGGGCTTGGTGATTCGATTCAGACGCTTGATCTCCCGGCGATCGCGGGGGCACTTTCGACGCCCGGCGCTGTGGGATCGATCGCGGGTATGTCTCCCAACACGGTGAAAGCGGTCGCTTTCTTCCTCATGTTCGCCGGCTTTGCGGTGAAAGTACCGGTCGTTCCGGTGCACACGTGGCTGCCTGACGCTCACGTCGAAGCCCCGACACCGGTGTCGGTGATCCTGGCGGGAGTGCTGTTGAAGATGGGAACGTACGCGTTGCTCCGATTCAACTTCACTTTGCTTCCAGAGATCGCACAGCAGTACGCGCTGATACTCGTCGCTATCGCTGTCCTATCAGTGATTTACGGCGCGTTGCTCGCGCTTGCTCAGCAGGACCTCAAACGAATCGTCGCCTACTCCTCAGTGTCGTCGATGGGGTATGTGATCCTCGGACTGGTCGCGTTCACGCTGTACGGACTGGGGGGAGCGACGTTCCAGATGATCAGTCACGGACTGATCTCGGGGCTGTTGTTCCTGGGTGTCGGCGTTATTTACAACACGACGCACACCCGAATGGTCGGTGATATGAGCGGACTCGCCGACCGGATGCCTGTCACTGCCGGGGCGATCGTGACGGGCTCGTTCGCTTACATGGGTCTGCCGTTGATGTCCGGCTTCGTGGCCGAGTTCCTCGTGTTCAGTGGTTCGTTCTCTGCGGACTTCGCGTACGCACCGTTGCTCACAGCGATCGCCATGTTCGGGATCGTCATCGTGGCGGGATACTACCTGTTTGCGATGCAGCGGACGCTGTTCGGGCAGTTCAGTGTGAGTACCGACTACGAGATCACTCGCGCCTCCGTCCACGATGTGGTGCCGCTGGTGGTGCTCATCGTGTTGATCATCGCGCTTGGGTCCGTTCCCGAACTCGTCTTTGACATGATCGAGGGCGCAGTCAGACCCATGACCGAACTCACGGCCACTCAACAGGCCGACGCCGGTCCTGAGATGCTCGGACTCGGTGTTTCGATTCTCGGAGGTGTTTTGCTATGA
- the nuoL gene encoding NADH-quinone oxidoreductase subunit L, which translates to MAGAFEFAPAIAALPFVSFLIALFGGRYMPKKGAFAGITATGGSLLLSVWVYFAVLTSGEPHQEIVHTLVAVTDPFALELGILIDQLSALMLLIVSLISFLVFVFSLGYMNDEGETGLPRYYAGLSLFSFSMLAFVMASNLFMAFMFFELVGLCSYLLIGFWFRADAPPSAAKKAFLVTRFGDYFFLIGVVGVLGTFGTSAFAGGAGAESFPVLAEQALAGETAGINTFGFDPQTWFTILGLLVLGGVMGKSAQFPLHTWLPDAMEGPTPVSALIHAATMVAAGVYLVARMYGFYALSPTALAIIAFVGGFTALFAATMGVVKREIKQVLAYSTISQYGYMMLALGVGGYVAGVFHLTTHAVFKALLFLGAGAVIVAMHHDEDMWKMGGLKERLPVTYYTFLAGSLALAGIIPFSGFWSKDEVLFEALLRGMDNPIFLAAYAMGLLGVFFTGFYTFRMVFLTFHGEPRTTVAEDPHRFGWNMKFPLVVLGVLATVIGFINMTPIAELTGAHIEFLHSWFEHGSETLTVEHYGGLLEQWADYGEVHAGSALVVASGAVSLLLALAGAGAAHVLYNVPDPDEHTDKLGSIKTVLFNNYYQDEYQVWLAEGLTANVARGADTFDQGIIDGTVNGISSVSLHIGDRARRVQTGDVTNYAALLTVGLVVLLVAVGVLGGWFV; encoded by the coding sequence ATGGCAGGAGCCTTCGAATTTGCACCGGCAATCGCTGCATTACCGTTCGTATCGTTCCTGATCGCTCTCTTTGGGGGTCGGTACATGCCCAAAAAGGGCGCGTTCGCAGGAATCACGGCGACAGGAGGGTCGTTGTTGCTCTCCGTGTGGGTGTATTTCGCGGTGTTGACCTCCGGTGAGCCCCACCAGGAGATCGTTCACACGCTCGTCGCCGTCACTGATCCGTTCGCCCTCGAACTCGGCATTCTCATCGACCAACTGTCGGCATTGATGTTGCTCATCGTTTCGCTCATCTCCTTTTTGGTGTTCGTGTTTTCGTTGGGCTACATGAACGACGAGGGAGAAACCGGTCTACCTCGGTATTACGCCGGTTTGAGCCTGTTCAGCTTCAGCATGCTGGCCTTCGTCATGGCGTCGAACCTGTTCATGGCGTTCATGTTCTTCGAGCTGGTCGGGCTGTGTTCGTATCTCCTTATTGGATTCTGGTTTCGGGCAGACGCCCCGCCATCGGCGGCGAAAAAGGCGTTTCTCGTCACCCGGTTCGGGGATTACTTCTTCCTCATCGGCGTGGTCGGTGTGCTCGGGACGTTCGGCACGTCGGCGTTCGCTGGCGGGGCCGGGGCGGAAAGCTTCCCAGTACTGGCAGAACAGGCACTCGCCGGTGAAACGGCTGGGATCAACACGTTCGGATTCGATCCCCAGACGTGGTTCACCATCCTCGGGCTGCTGGTGTTGGGTGGCGTGATGGGAAAGTCGGCTCAGTTCCCGTTACACACGTGGCTACCCGATGCGATGGAAGGTCCGACGCCCGTCTCGGCGCTCATTCACGCGGCGACGATGGTCGCTGCCGGTGTGTACCTCGTCGCGCGCATGTACGGATTCTACGCGCTCTCACCGACTGCGCTCGCCATCATCGCCTTCGTCGGTGGGTTTACCGCACTGTTCGCGGCGACGATGGGTGTCGTCAAACGAGAGATCAAGCAGGTGCTCGCGTATTCGACCATCTCACAGTATGGATATATGATGCTCGCGCTTGGCGTTGGCGGATACGTCGCTGGCGTGTTCCACTTGACCACCCACGCGGTGTTCAAGGCACTACTGTTCCTCGGCGCGGGAGCAGTGATCGTCGCGATGCACCATGACGAAGACATGTGGAAGATGGGCGGGTTGAAAGAGCGCCTGCCGGTCACGTACTACACGTTCCTCGCAGGATCGCTCGCGCTCGCGGGGATCATCCCGTTCTCGGGCTTCTGGTCGAAGGATGAAGTGCTGTTCGAGGCGTTGCTCCGCGGGATGGACAACCCGATCTTCCTCGCCGCCTACGCGATGGGACTGCTCGGGGTGTTTTTCACTGGGTTTTACACATTCCGAATGGTCTTTCTCACGTTCCACGGTGAGCCGCGCACTACCGTCGCGGAGGACCCCCATCGCTTTGGCTGGAACATGAAGTTCCCGCTGGTGGTGCTCGGCGTGTTGGCCACGGTCATCGGATTCATCAACATGACGCCGATCGCGGAGTTGACCGGGGCACACATCGAGTTCCTCCACAGCTGGTTCGAACACGGGAGCGAGACGCTCACCGTCGAGCATTACGGTGGACTGCTCGAACAGTGGGCTGACTACGGAGAAGTGCACGCAGGATCGGCACTCGTGGTCGCCTCGGGAGCCGTCTCCTTGCTGCTCGCGCTCGCCGGAGCAGGGGCTGCACACGTCCTCTACAACGTTCCCGACCCGGACGAACACACGGACAAGCTCGGATCGATCAAGACGGTGCTGTTCAACAACTACTACCAGGACGAATATCAGGTATGGCTCGCAGAAGGTTTGACAGCGAACGTGGCCCGCGGTGCGGACACGTTCGATCAAGGAATCATCGACGGCACTGTCAACGGTATCTCTAGCGTTTCGCTACACATCGGTGATCGTGCCCGTCGCGTCCAAACCGGTGACGTCACCAATTACGCTGCGCTGCTCACGGTCGGTCTGGTCGTGTTGCTGGTTGCCGTCGGCGTTCTCGGGGGGTGGTTCGTATGA